The following is a genomic window from Caproiciproducens sp. CPB-2.
TCGATATGGTCCGTCTGCAGCCGCTGAAGCTCCGTTGCAAAGATTTTCTTTGCATTTTCCAGCTTTCCGACCAGAAAAGGCGGCAGCTTTGTGGCGATTTTCACCCGGCCGCGGTAGCCCCCGGCCAAAGCCCGGCCCAGCAGCAGTTCGCTTTTCCCGTTCTGATAGATATAGGCCGTATCAAAATAATTCACGCCCTTTTCGACGGCGTCGTGAATCATCCGAATCGATCTCGTTTCATCGATCGAGCCGTTCTTTGTGGGCAGCCGCATACACCCGAACCCCAGAATGGAGAGTGCATCGCCGTTTTTCACGTTTACTCTTGTCTTCAAATGAATCCCTCCGAAAATTCAGGGGCGCGGAAAGCGCCCGTCACTGTTTTTCGAGCAGCTCAATGAACGCCTTCATATATTCCGGCAAATCCGGCGGGCGGCGGCTGGAAACGATATTGCCGTCCACAACCACCGGAAGGTCGTACCATGCGGCCCCGGCGTGAATCAGGTCGTCCTTGATGCCCGGAGTGCTCGTGACCTTTTTGCCCCGCAGGATATCCGCGGAAGCCAGGACCCAGCCCGCGTGGCAGATATGCCCGATGGGCTTTTCCCGCCGGTCCATAGAGCGGACCATTTCCAGCACCTCCGGAAAACGCCTTAATTTATCCGGCGCCCAGCCGCCGGGTACCAAAAGCGCGTCGTAATCCTCAATACGGATATCCCCGAACGCATAATCGGAAA
Proteins encoded in this region:
- a CDS encoding type 1 glutamine amidotransferase domain-containing protein, with protein sequence MKKDLKAICLISDDFEDLELWYPVLRLREEGVTVHLVGEKANQKYVGKYGVPAVSDYAFGDIRIEDYDALLVPGGWAPDKLRRFPEVLEMVRSMDRREKPIGHICHAGWVLASADILRGKKVTSTPGIKDDLIHAGAAWYDLPVVVDGNIVSSRRPPDLPEYMKAFIELLEKQ